Genomic window (Opitutaceae bacterium):
TTGTGACCGAGCCCGATGCCTCCGACGATGCCGAGCGCGGAGCCCGCGAGCACGATGACCAGCGCGAACTTCAGAAAGTGTCCGCCGATCTCCCGGTTGGAAAAACCAAACGCCTTGAGGATGGCGATCTGTTCGCGCTGCAGCGTGATCAGCCGGTTCATGACCGCGTTGGTCATGAAGGCGGCGACGCCGAGGAACACGAGCGGGAAGCCGACGGAGAGTCCCTGCAGGATGCGAATCTCGTCGCGCAGGCGCATGTGGGACGTGTGCGATTCACGATCGTACGCGCCGCGGCCGCCGTAGGGACGCAGGGCGCGGTCGATCGCGGCGATGACGGCGTCGCCGCGCGCGCCGGGTGCGAGGGAGAATGACGCCTGGTTGAAGGCTCCCTCCATGCTGGCGGCGACGGCGAGCTCCTTGTACGGCAGCCAGAAGATGCCGTAGCTCCGGTGATCGGGCAGCGCCGCGCCAGGGGGCGCCTCAAAGACGAATTCGGGTGAAAGCACGATGCCGACGATGCGCAGCACCTGGCGCTTCCCGTAGAGAACGGCGGCGATTTCGTCGCCGGGCTGCAGGCCGTGCGCCTCGGCGAAGGCCTCGCCGACGAGCACCTCGCCCGGTGCGGAGCGGCCCGTGATCATGCGGCCCCTGCGCAGGAAAAGGCGGTTGAGAACCGCCTCACCGGTTTCCGGCAGCGACAGGAAGAGTCCGTTTGCGGGTTCAGGAACGCCCTTGAGATCGAGCCGGCCGGAGAGGGCGATGGTGGTCTGCACCGCCGAGATTCCGGGGATGCCGGCGAGGTCCAGTGCGGCGGCGTCCGGGGCCCGTTTCAATCGGACAAAGAGATCGGCGAAACGGTAGTCGCGGTAATAGTCGTCGCGCGTGGTTTCCAGCGTGCGGATCAGGCTGCGCGTCATGACCATCATCGTGAGACCGCAGGCCATCACGAGCGCCACGGCGATGGCCTGGGATTTGAGGCCGCGCAGATCGCGCCGGAGCTTGAGGTCGAGCAGCGACATGGCGGCTTACCAAACCAGGGACTTCGCCGGCATCCGGGCGGAGTTTCGCTTCTCGCTTGTGATGCGTCCGTCGGAAAGGCTCAGGACGCGGTCAGCCATGTCGGCCATCACGGCGTTGTGGGTGATGACGAAGGTGAGTGTGCCGAGCTCGCGGTTGATGCGCTCGATGGCCTCGAGGACGGTGATGCCAGTGCGCACGTCGAGCGCTCCTGTGGGTTCGTCGCAGAGGAGGACGGCGGGGCGCTTGGCGATGGCGCGGGCGATGGCGACGCGCTGCTGTTCGCCGCCGGAGAGTTGCGCGGGAAAATGGTTCATGCGCGCGCCCAGGCCGACGAGCTCGAGCGCGGATTCCGGAGTCATGGGGTCCGCGGCGATCTCGGTGATGAGGGCGACATTCTCCCGCGCGGTCAGGCTGGGTATGAGGTTGTAGAACTGGAAAACGAAGCCGGCGGCTTCGCGCCGATAGCGGGTGAGGCCTTTTTCGTCGGATTCGCCGAGGTTCCATCCCTGGTAAAGCAGGGTGCCGCTGGTCGGGGTGTCGAGTCCTCCAAGCAGGTTGAGCAGGGTGGATTTTCCGCTGCCTGAGGCGCCGAGGACGACGATGAACTCGCCGGGTGCGCAATCCAGATCGACGCCATCGAGGGCGCGGACTATGGCGTCGCCCTCGCCGTACACCTTGGTGAGCCCGCGCGCGTGGAAGACGGGAGGGTTGCCGGGGACGTCTGGGCGCGACATGGTTGTGGGGTGGTGGGGGCCTTCAGGTTCCGCACCAGCGCGCAGCGACCGAACTCATTTGCCGGCGAAGGGGAGTCTCAAAGTTCCTTCAGGCGGATGTTGCGCCAGCGAACTTTCTGGCCGGCCTTCTCCTTCGAGTTGCCGATGCCGTGGAGCTGGAGGGCTATGAAGCCGGAGGCGGTGAGGTTGTCGTGCACCTCGGCGATGGCGACGCCGTTGAGCCATGCCTGGATGTGGTCGCCTGATGCGCGGATGCGAAAGTGGTTCCACTGGCCGGGTCGGTAGGCGGTGGTGTGGCTCGGCTGGTGGAGAAACCCGCGGCCGGCCTCTTCATAGATGGCTCCAGTCCACCCGCGCTCGCTTGGATCGATCTCGATCTGGTATCCCCAGAAACGCCCCTTTTCCCTGGTCATCTCCTTGGTGATGCGGCTGCCATCGGGTGCGTTAAGGCCGCCCCAGCGAATCGTCTTTGTCTCGGCGGGATAGACATTGCTGCGGATCTGGATTCCCGAGTTGAGGAGCGGGTCGATCATGAAATCGACCTCGAGTTCGAAGTTGTTGTAGACCTTCTTCGTGGCGAGGAAGGAATTGGGGAGCCCCGGTTTGGATTCGCCGACGATGGCGCCGTCCTCCACGTAGAACCTGCCGCCGCCAAAGTTCTGCCAGCCGTTCAAAGTTTTGCCGTCGAACAGGCTGGTTTCAGCGGCGTGCAGCGATGCCAGGCTGATCACGGCGAGCGTGGCAATGAGGCGGAAGCGGGAGGAGTTCATGGGATTGGGCAAGGGAGGGTTGAGCCGGCCATCATCAACCCTCGCGGCAATGAACGCAAGGCCCGTGCGCGCCGCATCGTGCCCAGGGGACGTGCGTGGAGGAACGGCGGCGGAGGGTTTGACGCGGAGGCGCGGAGGAGAGGAGAAGATGATGTGGAGTTCAAGAAGAGTCGCGATGGGTTGGACGCGAAACGGCCGGCGTTGTGGCGCGAGGCGCGAACCCTGGGCATGACAAAGCATGCCCCTCCAACGGAGGGGGGATGCAGGCAACACTGGGGAGGATGCAGGCAACACTGGAGGGGCACGCTCCGTCGTGACCTGGGGACGTGCGACGTGTAACGCCGCCGGAATGGTTTCACGCAATGTCAGGTCAGGCGCTCGGCGTCGGGTTGTTGATGAGCAACGTCGATGATTCGCAGGCTTCCCATCGGAATGTTTAGCGCCAGCCCTTCCACTTCCGCGGTCAGCTTTGCACCGTCGAGGATGTCGCGGATTTCGGTGGGCTTGACGTGTTGAAAGCGAACAATGGCCTGGCGTGGCGCCGGGTCGAAATAGCCGGGATCGATGACGACAACGCGGATGTGCGTGGCATCCAGCCTGAGGGCGGCCCAGGCCACGTCGCCGGTCACGCGGATCGGCAGCCGCGCGGCGGCCTCCTCGAGGGCTTGAAGCACCACGGGCTTGTATTCCGGGGCGGTGTGGCGCCTGCCGGCGTCGTCATACCAGTAGCGGCCGTCAGTGAGCAGCTTTCGCTTGAAAATTGGAAAGCGGGCGAGGTCCGTGTCCGCCGGGATCATCGCCAGATTGCCGTAGGGGCTGCGCGAGATGAAATTGGTCATCCTTCGCTTCGCGTGCAGGGCGTAGTTCTCGAAGTCGTGATCGGCGAGCATGGCCCCGCCCCAGAAGCAGTCGAGGCGGTCGAACACGAACGGCGCTTCTCCGGGAGAATAAAGGTCCATGCCGTGTCCGTTGATGCCGTGCCGCAGGAAGTCCTGATCCGGCTGCAGCATGCCAATGGCGAGATCGGAGATGGACAGGATGTCCTCGCGCGCGGGCAGCGGCAGGATGCCCTTCTCGAGCATCTGGTAAAACGGCAGCATCTCACCGGCGTTGTCGCTGTAAATGTTCAGGTGGAAAATGTCGGCGCCCTGGCAGCGGGCCAGGATCATCGCGCGAACGAAGTGACTGAGGTGCGCGGACTGGCACCAGTCCCACAGGCGGTTGAAGTTTCCGTTGTCGGTCACCGCGCGCCCGGACATGTGGTTGAACTTTTTTGTCAGCCAGAGTCCGGTGCGCCCGGTGAGGCTCAGCGACTGGTTGCGCGAGTTGGTCTCCTCCATGCTGGGCACGAAGACCTCGCGATACTTTTCCTCGGACATGAGCGGCTTGAAAACGTCAGCGTAGACACTGCCGTTCCAAAAGATGTTTTTGCCGCGGAGCAGTATCTTTTTCCCTCGCTCGTGGCAGAGGTCCGCGAGGGGGAGCAGTTGCTCCCGTATTGCCAGGGCCATGTTGTCGTCGATGGTCTCGAATTCCGCGAAAACGAAACCCTGCAGGGTCGTCGGCGCGAGCACGAGCATTCTGGCCAGCGTGTCGGGGCTGAGATAGAAATCGATCCCGGTTATCCGACCGTGACCCGCGTAGATAAAGAAAGGTTCGCCCGCCGCCTCGCGTTCCGCGGCGAAGCGGAGGATTTCCGCCTGCTTCAGCATCCGGTGCCCCATGCGGTTGTGCTCCCTGGTCCACGCCGCCAGTTTGGCCGGATCGGCGATGCCGGGATCGTAGGCCTCCTTGAAGAAAAACACCGACTCGTGGGAATAGACGTAGGGGACGAAGAACACGTTCTTCAGCCCATGGCGCTCGAGGTATTCGCGCCGGATGGCGTCATAGGTTTTCCGGTAATCCCAGTCGATGCACTCCTCGAGGAGCACCATGGTCCGGCCGGCCGGCTTCTGGTAGGGGAGGGCCTTGAACGCCTCGGTTTGCTGCGCGAGCGCGGCGAGATTCTGCTCGAGCTCAATCATCGTCCCGACCGGTCTCAGATTCGTGAACGCATCCTGCCAGCCGGGATGGTCGAGATGGAAACCGTGAATGCCGTCACCGCCTGAGATGTCACTGCCGATCCAATACGTGTTCGTCCGAGGGTCGAACACCGCGCCCGCCGCCACCGTCGTTCCGTAGAGCACCTTGCGGCACGAGCCATCGCTGTTCGCGATCATGAGATTCCGTCCATACAGGCTCAGCAGGAACTCGTCGCCCAACGTGTCACTCTTCACGTGCGACGCGTAGGTTGTCAGATAGGGTCGCACCCGGAAAGGCTTGCACCTTGATTTGATCTGCGCGCCGGAGGCGCCCAGGCGGCGAATGACCCGGTCCCGTTTCTCCTGCGCGACAATGCTTCCGTCTGTCGCAAGGGTGTAGAGGACGCGCTCAATGCCGCCGGTTTGGATGCGCGGCCCGCCGGCTTCGTTCCGCACGATCACCTGGTAGAGCGGGGCCTCCCGCTTGAAGGTCCACAGATGCCGGCCATCGTGGTCGATCGCGTAGAGGCCGCCGTCCGAGGAGGCGACCAGCGCTTCGTCGAAGCCGTCGGCATCGATGTCGCCCGAGGCCAGGTCAAAGGGAAAGCCGGCCGAGGGTTTGGTTTTCCAGAGGAGAACGCCTTGCTGGGTGAGACACAGCACGGTGCCGTCATAGGCGGCGCAGTAAATCGCGCGGGCCGCATCGCCCGCGCCGACCGCCGCGGGCTTCAGTTGGTAGATCGTGTGCCCGTCGGTCGGAAAAGAAGTGAAGGGCGCGCCGGCGATCACCTTCCCATGCGGTGTTCTCTTGTTGGACGCGCCCGCCACCTTCCCGGCCAGAAGGGTTGCGGAAGTGGCTGCGAGTGTCCGGTGGATGAATTTTCTGCGGTTCATTTGTCGCCGTTCCTCATCCCGCAAGCGTACGCGCGCGAGGCCGGGATTTCAATCCACGCAAACACGGGTGAATCCGCGGATCGTTCCCGCCGGCGCGGGCGTCTGCCAGAGCGGGCTCCACACCTTCCGAAAGCCCAAGCCGTCGAAGTCACTCACGTTCACCGTTGCGAACTCGGTGACACCCTGTGCGGTCATGGTGAGAGCGGAACGGGCTGGGAGGAATGGCGCGCCAGCGGCCCAGCCTTGGCAGCCCAAGGCAGCGCCTTGGGATTTTGGCGAGCCACCATGCCGAGCCCTGTAGGGGCGTTCCAATGCGAGTTTGCGCGGGGGTTGGGTCGCCCCTTCAGGGCTCACCGGGTTTGTTTCGACGGGTATCCCATGGCGTTGCCATGGGCTTGGGATGTTGCGCCCCTTTGGGGCTTGGGGAATGGCGCGCCGTTGGCGCAGGCTATGTGGAGATATTGCGCCCCGTTGGGGCTGGAGGAATGGCGTGCGGTTGGAGCGAATGGGAGGTTTGTCGGGCGCAGTATTTCTGGCGGCGGTCGGAGGTCACGACAAAGCGTGCCCCTCCAAATCGGAGATATGTGCTTCGGGCTGTGGGGGATTTCTTTGCGTGCTTTGCGGCTTTGCGTGAGACTATTCCGGCGCAGTTGCGCGTTGTGCGGTCCCAGGTCACGACAAAGCGTGCCCCTCCAGTTTGGGGACGAGTCGGGCGGATATCAAAGGCTGGTGGTCAATGTCTGTTCCACACGGTCAGTGGTCGGATATCGTTCGTCGGAGGGCCGTTCCAGCCTCCATCATGCCGTGGCGTTCCACGGGCGGTCGTAGTGGCAGGCCACGGTGTGGGCGGGGGCGTCGGGGGCGGGGCGGAGGTGCGGGGTTTCCTGTCTGCAGCGTTCCGTCGCGAACGGGCAGCGGGTGTGGAAGGCGCAGCCGGAGGGGGGGTGAATGGGCGAGGGGACGTCGCCCGTCAGCACGATGCGTTTGCTGCGTCTCCTGGGATCGGGCTCGGGGATCGCGGAGATCAGAGCGCGCGTGTAGGGGTGTCGTGGGTCGCGATAGATGTCCTCGGCGTCGGCAAACTCGACGATGCGTCCGAGGTACATGATCGCGATGCGATCGGACACGTGTTTCACGACCGCAAGATTGTGCGCGATGAACAGGTAGCTGAGGCCCATCTCGCGCTGGAGGTTGAGCATGAGGTTCAGCACCTGGCTCTGGATGGAGACATCGAGGGCCGAGACGGGTTCATCGCAGACGATCGCCCGCGGCTCGAGGGCGATCGCGCGGGCGATGCCGATGCGTTGTCGCTGTCCGCCTGAGAACTCGAACGGATAGCGATCGGCGGCACTCGCCGGAAGGCCCACCTTGTCGAGGAGTGCGCGGACCTTCTGCCGGCGCCCGGCGGGATCACCGATTCCATGGATCGCGAACGGTTCGGCGAGGATTTCTCCAACGGTGTGCCGTGAGTTCAGCGATTCGACGGGATCCTGGAAGATCATCTGGAGATGACGCCGGTGCGGCTTCATGCGCCGCGGGGAGAGTCCGGAGAGGTCCACTCCGTCAAAGAGGATGCGTCCCGAGGTCGGGCGGAGCAGCCGAACGATGCATTTGCCGAGCGTCGATTTTCCGCAGCCTGATTCCCCCACGAGGCCGATGGTTTCACCGGAGCCGACCGAGAACGAAACGCCGTCCACCGCGCGGCAGAAGCGTTTGCTGCGTTGAAAGAGGCCTTCCTTCACGGGGAAGTGCATGCACAGGTCCTGAACCTCAATCAGCGGCGGGTTCATGGGGCGGAGTTGAATCGGGGCAGGTCGCGCCAGCGATGGCAGGCGACGACGTGATCAGGTGTGACATTCTCGTCGGGAGGCTGGCGGGCACAGGCGTCGATGCGGTAGGGGCAGCGGTTCTGGAAGCGGCAGCCCTCCGGCAGATCCGCGAGACCGGGGACCATGCCGTCGATCACATTCAGGCGGGATTTCCTCGGCGTGGTCAGGCGCGGTATCGAGCTCAGCAGCCCCCGCGTGTAGGGGTGGGCGGGTGCGGCAAAGATGTCGTCGACCGGTCCCGACTCCGCGATCCGTCCGCCATACATCACCACGACGTCGTCGCACATGTCGGCGATGACCCCGAGGTCGTGCGTGATGAGAATGATGGCCATGCCCATTTCCTCCTGCAGCGCGTGCATGAGCTCGAGGATCTGCGCCTGGATCGTGACATCGAGGGCGGTGGTCGGCTCGTCGGCGATAACGACGGAGGGCTTGCAGGCGAGCGCCATGGCGATCACCACGCGCTGGCGCATGCCGCCGGAGAGTTGATGGGGATACTCGCCGACTCGGATTTCCGGTGAGGGAATCCCGACCCTGCGGAGCATCTCGACCGACATCTCCAGCGCGCGGCGCCGGTCGGAGGTGACATGCAGCAGGAAAATCTCGCTCAACTGCCGGCCGATCGTGTGGACCGGATTGAGCGCGGTCATGGGTTCCTGGAAAATCATGCCGATGCGACCGCCGCGGATCCTGCGCATCTCGGCTCCTGGCAGCTCCACGAGGTTCCGGCCATCAAACAACACCTCTCCACTCTTGATTTTTCCCATCGGCTGCGGAAGGAGCCGCATGATGGACAGCGCGGTGACACTCTTGCCGCAGCCTGATTCGCCAACGATGCCCAGCGTGCGTCCGCGGCGGACGGAAAAGCTTACGCCGTCGACGGCGGTCAGCACGCCGGCGTCGGTGTCGAACGTCGTGACGAGACGGCGGATGTCGAGGACGACGTCGGTCGGCTCGTGTGCTGGCATGGAAGCGGGAGGATGCAAGTCCGGCGGGATTCCGTTCGCAGCCTACTGTTTGTACTGATCGAACACCTGGATCATCGGCGGGAACGTCTTGCCGGAATTCCGGGCATCAGTGACAGCCTTCTTCTCGTCCTGGTCGATCCAGTGGACGAAGAACTCCTCAGGCGTCCGGCTCTGGGCGACGTTGAATCCCTTGGGCCATTTGATGTAGCGCTGGTAGCCGACCCGGTAGAACGGGATCGCCCAGCCGTTCACCCACGCGGCGTCGTCGTAGATGATCTGCTCGATCTGCGCGGCGTAGGCCTTGATGTCCTCCATGGTGCTTGCGGCATCGTAGGCTTCGATCAGGCGATCCAGCTCGGGAATGAACGTGGATGTCATGTTGTTGGTCTGAACCCGGATCTTCTTCGGCGAAGGGTTCGGTTTTCCCTCGGAATAACGCTCGACGGGTTTTCCATTGGCGTCGAAGTAGGCGTCCTCGTATGCGTTGGAACCGTGATACATTTCCCAGTAACGAGGGTAGGCCTCGACGGAGCGGGAGAGGGCGATCAGCGCGATCTCATGGTTCTTTTCCTGAAACTTTTTCCAGCCGGTTGATTGATCGAGGACCTCCAGGTTCAGCTCCAGGCCCGCCTTGAGAGCCTCCTGCTTCAGGATGGGCAGCATGTCGCGCAGATCAGGTCGGAAAGATGAAAGCGTGAATGAGAGACGTCGCCCGGCTGCGTTCTGCAGAACGCCATCCTGACCTTGGGTGGTAAAACCAGCCTTCGCAAAATGCTCGCGGGCGAGCTTGGGGTCGAAGGGCCGGGCGGTGAGCGTGGGGTGGACGCGGAAGGGGTAGCCGTCCGAGCGGGTGTTCATGCGCACGGCGTCGCCCCGGAAGAATTGTTTGCAGACCAGGTCGAAGTTGGTCGCGTACTGGATGCCGAGGCGGACTTCGCGCTGATCAAGTTCGGGCTTTGCGCGGTTGATCCAGAGTCCCCAGTCCGGTCGCGGAATGTTGTTGTAGAACGTGGCCTTGGCGATGTAGCCCGCGGTCACAGCCGGATGCTGATTGGAAATGGTTTCGTACCAGAACTTGGGCTGCGAGAGCGGGAACATGTCGAGGTCGCCCCTGGCGAATGCCTCGGCGCTCTTGTCGGGATCGCGGATGATCTCGAGACGGTAGCGGTCGGGATTGAAGCGCCCGCGATAGAAGCGCTTGTCCTTCGCCCACCAGTTGTCGAGTCGCGTGAAGGTGATGGACCGGCCCTTGTCGAGATCCTTGTCCTTGAGAATGTAGGGTGCGGTGGTGGGAAGGAACCGCCATTGGTAGCGCTCGAGCCAGCCTGGGCCGAAGTCCTTCATTGCGTGGCGGGGGTACAGGCTGAAATTGCTGTATGCGCTGGCGAGGTCGGGCTTGTTGGCGAACATCGTGAGTGCGAAGGTCATCTTGTCGTACACCGTCAGCGTCTTGTATTTTGTCGTGTAGAAATTGTTGTACCACGGTTCGTTGAGGTGCGGGCTCCTCATGAAATAGAAAAGGAAGATGACATCGTCCGTGGTGATGGGCACGCCATCCGACCAGCGCGCGTCGGGATCGATGCGATAGTAGACGGTGGCCTTGCTGGAATCGACCGCCCATTCCCTCGCAACACCCGGAATCACCTTCCCGGCCAGGTTGGGATGATCCTGAAGGATGCGAACGGTGGTGAAATCCAGAAGGTACTGGCGGATCCCGCCGGTGGCCTCGGGTCCGATGGTGCGCAGCGTGCGCGGGAAATCCTGTTGATAGTAGGTGAACGTGCCGCCCTTTTTTGCGTTGGGGTCCGCAAATTCGGGCAGATCGGATCCATCCTCCCATTTCAAGTCTGCGGGAACATCCGCGGCGGTCTTGAAGATGTAGAACTCGGGCTGGTCCTTCAGCGTTTTCGCGAGGTCGGCCTCCATGTCGGGAGCCGAAGTGTCGGCCGCGGTTGAGGAGCCGGAAGACGAAGCGCCCTTCTTCCCGCAGGCGGCGAAGGCGAAGAGCGCAAGGAGCGCTGCAAAAATGACGGCGATGCGTGAAAAATTCAGAGGACGGTGAACAGAGCTCATTGGTAGGTTGTAAATTTTTTCGGATCGAAGGCCTCCCGGATGGCCTCGCCGACAAAGGTCACCAGCACAAGTACGCTGACAAGTGCGCTGAAGGCGGAGACGACGATCCATGGCGAGTTGAGATTGGACGTGCCCTGGCGCAGCAGCTCTCCCCAACTCGGCGTCGGCGGGGGAAGGCCGAAGCCGAGGAAGTCGAGGGCGGTCAGGGAGCTGATGGCGCCGGCGACGGTGAAGGGGACGAAGGTGACCAGCGTTGAAAGCGTGTTGGGCAGCACGTGCCGGAAGATGATGCGGCCCGGAGAGGCGCCGAGCACTTCGGCGGCGTGCACGTAGTCGCGCGCCTTTTCCCGGTAGGTGGCCGAACGCATGTAGTACGTCATGCTCGTCCATGAGAAGAGCACGACGATCAGGAGCAGCACCCAGAGCTTCATGCCGATCCCTGCGGAGGAAACGACGGAGGCGACGATGATGACGACGAAGAGAAAGGGGATGTTGGACCAGATCTCGATGAGCCGCTGCACGAGCAGGTCGAACCAGCCGCCGAAATAGCCCATGAGACACCCGATGGCGATGCCGATGACGTACGTGAGCGCCATGAAGGACACCGAGAAGATGAGGGCGTTGCGGAAGCCGTAGAGCAGACGGGCAAGGATGTCGCGATTGATCTGATCGGTTCCGAAATAATGGCCCTTCGAAAAGTCAGGAGGACGCGGGCGGAAGATTTCGCCTGGATAACAATTCTCCGTCGGGCTGTAGGGGATCAAGGGAAGCAGCACCCGGTTGTCGGTCCCTGCGAATTTCCTTTTGAGGTCACGATAGTTGACCTCGTAGTCATAATCCATGCCGAACTCCCGTCCCGTGTGCACCGCGCCATACGTCGGGAAGTGCCACTGTCCCTTGTAGATCACGACGAGGGCGCGGTTGTTGATGAGCAGTTCGGCAACCAGCGAGATGACGACCAGACCGCAGAGGATGAGGAAGGAGACATAGCCCCGCCGGACCTGCCGGAAACGCCGGAGTTTTTTCCGGGTCATCGGGTTCAGGCGCGGGCGTGGAAACGAGAGAGACATGAAGGTCCTACTTGAAACGCACGCGGGGATCGATGATCGCCACAAGGACGTCGGAGAGAATGTGACCGACCAGGATCAGCAACGATGAAATCAGGAGCACGCCCATGACCGTGGGGTAGTCGCGATCCGTGACGGAGGTGTAGCCGAGGAGCCCCATGCCATTGATGTCGAAGATTGTCTCAATGAGGAAGGATCCCGTGACCAGGAGGGAGAACTGCTGGCCGAGGTGGGTGGCGATCGGGATGAGGGAGTTGCGCAGGGCGTGTTTGACGACGGCGGCGCGGAAGGAAACGCCTTTGGCGACCGCGGTGCGGATAAAATCAGCAGCCAGGTTGTCCATCAGGTGGTTCTTCATCAGCAGGG
Coding sequences:
- a CDS encoding ABC transporter ATP-binding protein, with amino-acid sequence MSRPDVPGNPPVFHARGLTKVYGEGDAIVRALDGVDLDCAPGEFIVVLGASGSGKSTLLNLLGGLDTPTSGTLLYQGWNLGESDEKGLTRYRREAAGFVFQFYNLIPSLTARENVALITEIAADPMTPESALELVGLGARMNHFPAQLSGGEQQRVAIARAIAKRPAVLLCDEPTGALDVRTGITVLEAIERINRELGTLTFVITHNAVMADMADRVLSLSDGRITSEKRNSARMPAKSLVW
- a CDS encoding DUF1080 domain-containing protein — protein: MNSSRFRLIATLAVISLASLHAAETSLFDGKTLNGWQNFGGGRFYVEDGAIVGESKPGLPNSFLATKKVYNNFELEVDFMIDPLLNSGIQIRSNVYPAETKTIRWGGLNAPDGSRITKEMTREKGRFWGYQIEIDPSERGWTGAIYEEAGRGFLHQPSHTTAYRPGQWNHFRIRASGDHIQAWLNGVAIAEVHDNLTASGFIALQLHGIGNSKEKAGQKVRWRNIRLKEL
- a CDS encoding dipeptide ABC transporter ATP-binding protein, with the translated sequence MNPPLIEVQDLCMHFPVKEGLFQRSKRFCRAVDGVSFSVGSGETIGLVGESGCGKSTLGKCIVRLLRPTSGRILFDGVDLSGLSPRRMKPHRRHLQMIFQDPVESLNSRHTVGEILAEPFAIHGIGDPAGRRQKVRALLDKVGLPASAADRYPFEFSGGQRQRIGIARAIALEPRAIVCDEPVSALDVSIQSQVLNLMLNLQREMGLSYLFIAHNLAVVKHVSDRIAIMYLGRIVEFADAEDIYRDPRHPYTRALISAIPEPDPRRRSKRIVLTGDVPSPIHPPSGCAFHTRCPFATERCRQETPHLRPAPDAPAHTVACHYDRPWNATA
- a CDS encoding ABC transporter ATP-binding protein yields the protein MPAHEPTDVVLDIRRLVTTFDTDAGVLTAVDGVSFSVRRGRTLGIVGESGCGKSVTALSIMRLLPQPMGKIKSGEVLFDGRNLVELPGAEMRRIRGGRIGMIFQEPMTALNPVHTIGRQLSEIFLLHVTSDRRRALEMSVEMLRRVGIPSPEIRVGEYPHQLSGGMRQRVVIAMALACKPSVVIADEPTTALDVTIQAQILELMHALQEEMGMAIILITHDLGVIADMCDDVVVMYGGRIAESGPVDDIFAAPAHPYTRGLLSSIPRLTTPRKSRLNVIDGMVPGLADLPEGCRFQNRCPYRIDACARQPPDENVTPDHVVACHRWRDLPRFNSAP
- a CDS encoding ABC transporter substrate-binding protein, which codes for MSSVHRPLNFSRIAVIFAALLALFAFAACGKKGASSSGSSTAADTSAPDMEADLAKTLKDQPEFYIFKTAADVPADLKWEDGSDLPEFADPNAKKGGTFTYYQQDFPRTLRTIGPEATGGIRQYLLDFTTVRILQDHPNLAGKVIPGVAREWAVDSSKATVYYRIDPDARWSDGVPITTDDVIFLFYFMRSPHLNEPWYNNFYTTKYKTLTVYDKMTFALTMFANKPDLASAYSNFSLYPRHAMKDFGPGWLERYQWRFLPTTAPYILKDKDLDKGRSITFTRLDNWWAKDKRFYRGRFNPDRYRLEIIRDPDKSAEAFARGDLDMFPLSQPKFWYETISNQHPAVTAGYIAKATFYNNIPRPDWGLWINRAKPELDQREVRLGIQYATNFDLVCKQFFRGDAVRMNTRSDGYPFRVHPTLTARPFDPKLAREHFAKAGFTTQGQDGVLQNAAGRRLSFTLSSFRPDLRDMLPILKQEALKAGLELNLEVLDQSTGWKKFQEKNHEIALIALSRSVEAYPRYWEMYHGSNAYEDAYFDANGKPVERYSEGKPNPSPKKIRVQTNNMTSTFIPELDRLIEAYDAASTMEDIKAYAAQIEQIIYDDAAWVNGWAIPFYRVGYQRYIKWPKGFNVAQSRTPEEFFVHWIDQDEKKAVTDARNSGKTFPPMIQVFDQYKQ
- a CDS encoding ABC transporter permease subunit, whose amino-acid sequence is MSLSFPRPRLNPMTRKKLRRFRQVRRGYVSFLILCGLVVISLVAELLINNRALVVIYKGQWHFPTYGAVHTGREFGMDYDYEVNYRDLKRKFAGTDNRVLLPLIPYSPTENCYPGEIFRPRPPDFSKGHYFGTDQINRDILARLLYGFRNALIFSVSFMALTYVIGIAIGCLMGYFGGWFDLLVQRLIEIWSNIPFLFVVIIVASVVSSAGIGMKLWVLLLIVVLFSWTSMTYYMRSATYREKARDYVHAAEVLGASPGRIIFRHVLPNTLSTLVTFVPFTVAGAISSLTALDFLGFGLPPPTPSWGELLRQGTSNLNSPWIVVSAFSALVSVLVLVTFVGEAIREAFDPKKFTTYQ